In Rhipicephalus microplus isolate Deutch F79 chromosome 9, USDA_Rmic, whole genome shotgun sequence, one genomic interval encodes:
- the LOC142771673 gene encoding E3 ubiquitin-protein ligase MIB1-like, with translation MRTLLAKLPRPWIVDEKKDDGYTALHLAALNNHVEVAELLIHQGHANMDLQNVNLQTPLHLAVERQHAQIVRHLVREGCNLNIPDKDGDTPLHEALRHHTLSQLRHLQDMQDVTKAGGARLSTAAGSSSTAGNLELLMGLGSQGADKKSSASIACFLVSNGAELYIKNKKGQAPLDLCPDPNLCNALVKCRKDKSGSQMLTPSTSPQPNEQEALEDCIVCSDMKRDTLFDPCGHIATCALCAPRVKKCLLCKEPVLARTKVEECVVCSDKKASVLFKPCGHMCACEGCAALMKKCVQCRAQIDKVVPFIVCCGGSVGAEDAETTKKKVVNLRGPTTKSDIPLNISKFPVDKNDNSHSASNRPGGPGPLMNNGAHDTSVHDLQKLQQQLQDIKEQTMCPVCLDRLKNMIFLCGHGTCQMCGDRMSECPICRKAVEKRILLY, from the exons GGCCATGCCAATATGGATCTGCAGAACGTAAACCTGCAGACTCCACTGCACCTGGCTGTAGAAAGGCAACATGCCCAGATAGTGAGG CACCTGGTACGCGAGGGGTGCAACCTGAACATCCCGGACAAGGATGGCGACACCCCGCTGCATGAGGCACTGCGTCACCACACGCTCTCACAGCTGAGACACCTGCAGGACATGCAGGACGTTACCAAGGCCGGTGGAGCACGCTTGAGCACAGCAGCTGGGTCGAGCTCTACCGCTGGAAACCTGGAG CTTCTAATGGGCTTGGGTAGCCAGGGTGCAGACAAAAAGTCTAGCGCCTCAATCGCCTGCTTCCTGGTGTCCAACGGAGCCGAGCTCTACATCAAGAACAAGAAGGGACAAGCTCCATTGGACCTGTGCCCCGACCCGAATCTCTGCAATGCACTCGTCAAGTGCCGCAAGGACAAGTCAGG GTCACAGATGCTCACGCCATCAACAAGCCCGCAGCCAAACGAGCAGGAGGCCCTAGAGGACTGCATTGTGTGCTCGGACATGAAACGCGACACCCTCTTCGACCCGTGCGGCCACATCGCCACCTGCGCCCTGTGCGCACCGCGCGTCAAGAAGTGCCTGCTCTGCAAGGAGCCCGTCCTTGCACGCACAAAG GTAGAGGAGTGCGTGGTCTGTTCAGACAAGAAGGCATccgtacttttcaagccttgtgGCCACATGTGTGCCTGCGAAG GTTGTGCGGCCCTGATGAAGAAATGTGTCCAGTGTCGAGCCCAGATCGACAAGGTGGTTCCGTTCATCGTCTGCTGCGGAGGCTCGG TTGGTGCCGAGGACGCCGAGACGACGAAGAAGAAAGTGGTGAACCTGCGTGGCCCCACGACCAAGTCGGACATCCCGCTCAACATATCGAAGTTTCCCGTCGACAAGAATGACAACT CACACTCTGCTTCCAATCGTCCTGGAGGGCCTGGGCCGCTGATGAACAATGGTGCGCACGACACTTCGGTCCACGACCTTCAGAAgcttcagcagcagctgcaggaCATTAAAGAACAG ACCATGTGCCCGGTGTGCCTAGACCGGCTCAAGAACATGATCTTTCTGTGCGGTCATGGGACTTGCCAAATGTGTGGCGACCGCATGTCCGAGTGCCCCATCTGCCGCAAGGCGGTCGAGAAGCGCATCCTGCTCTACTGA